In Drosophila santomea strain STO CAGO 1482 chromosome 3L, Prin_Dsan_1.1, whole genome shotgun sequence, a single window of DNA contains:
- the LOC120447455 gene encoding ensconsin isoform X9, giving the protein MASLGGQHGNISTNPEVENTAKRPESREGSAERKAHAFAPAKISGCSAGATLHWFAQVGGQISASEDDSQDREEKLKYARDRQNEERHRKIEELRAQAEAAQRYREQKEEERRRRIEEIRTRDTEKRHQVEERKKAIFEAEKERREYILKKNQERESRIEYRKRDKNSNGFAFGSSTPRLLDVPADYGLVSPSTFWGQRRSTSISNVAGASLTRRSSERELADSGAKKRASSSTDRQDGRAYSMNRLDQLAQPIRRNGEHMRAILERERRERELEMLDETASLGGGGGRRGAGSSARARRAGSAGSGSSSAAGIMSRSMTHLAGGGGQRERGKYSLGGGISTSFRPLASGAGGQRDSTSSRSGNATPGGHFNSSRPGSAMSTSTNMSTSGMVPRRPATAPRKPRPASIAGTGMSLEEINKLKRDQKPPVKTTAASPSAQTTPKRTANLMSTSLIVTSSSSRLSSAEKKTPSKREPPVPKAASASKALPSRTASSERISRLTKEPKTKDTSAMTRSMIVTSSSTSTITKAAPAPAAPASAPVPEQNGVAKEVEKTPADEPVPEAEVPTEAPVAVPSVSKAEKEALNTEKTEEVARQEEEQTLVEESVPEALVTSVNVEEKSDEGTEKEVPKPQEQAVPKKPSRSKENSEVRELTPPEGADLMTASMMAKKITTEEEAKAALAERRRLAREEAERQAELERQRLEAERLAEIKAQEEEAERQRLFEEESTRLAEEQRRGEEERLRKAIEEAQQREEEEKRRREDEEKQRVEREEAEKKAKEEAEKQRVEVAERLKREEKEREERRKRVEAIMLRTRKGGAATTPSKDANDKAAPAAPAPENNSSSNSSVTGSSNNSAEGSPSTADSTPAPTASETVQEPPNSQAMYEQSVLDKENSLINSFSTMIIDENAKNLQQVSNGKLLVDFEGTNAVPAVANGNGHIENVNNKNDINLLQDVVAPVATQLIDLSIESQDLHLNNNNSLLTSTAATTTLVTADSHENKDISLL; this is encoded by the exons ATGGCGAGTCTTGGGGGCCAACACGGAAATATTTCGACTAATCCAGAAG TGGAAAACACAGCCAAGCGACCGGAAAGTCGCGAGGGCAGCGCCGAGCGAAAAG CCCACGCATTCGCACCTGCCAAGATCTCGGGCTGCAGCGCCGGCGCAACCTTGCATTGGTTCGCCCAGGTGGGCGGTCAAATCTCCGCCAGCGAAGACGACTCTCAAG ACCGTGAGGAGAAACTAAAATATGCCCGCGATCGCCAAAATGAGGAGCGCCACCGGAAGATCGAGGAGCTGCGCGCCCAGGCGGAGGCCGCCCAGCGGTACCGTGAACAAAAAGAGGAGGAGCGCCGTCGACGCATCGAGGAGATACGTACCCGGGACACAGAGAAGCGCCACCAGGTGGAGGAGCGCAAGAAGGCCATCTTTGAGGCCGAGAAGGAGCGTCGCGAGTACATCCTCAAAAAGAATCAG GAACGCGAATCCCGGATAGAATACAGAAAGCGGGACAAAAACTCCAACGGCTTCGCTTTCGGCTCCTCGACTCCCCGCCTGCTGGATGTGCCCGCGGATTATGGTCTGGTATCGCCCAGTACCTTTTGGGGTCAGCGGAG GTCCACATCTATATCGAACGTAGCGGGCGCCTCGCTCACACGTCGAAGTTCAGAGCGTGAACTTGCCGACAGTGGTGCTAAGAAGCGTGCCTCCTCATCGACGGACCGACAAGATG GACGGGCCTACTCGATGAACCGCTTGGACCAGCTGGCGCAGCCGATACGCCGGAATGGGGAGCACATGCGGGCGATTCTGGAACGGGAGCGCCGCGAGCGGGAGCTGGAGATGCTGGACGAGACCGCCTCGCTGGGCGGAGGAGGGGGGCGACGCGGTGCGGGGTCCAGCGCCCGTGCACGGCGTGCGGGTAGCGCCGGAAGCGGCAGCTCCAGTGCCGCCGGCATAATGTCCCGCAGCATGACACACCTGGCCGGAGGAGGTGGGCAACGGGAACGCGGAAAGTACTCGCTGGGAGGCGGCATATCGACCAGCTTCCGGCCGCTGGCCAGCGGAGCCGGAGGGCAGCGGGACTCCACCA GCTCGCGATCGGGAAATGCCACGCCCGGCGGACACTTCAATAGCTCAAGGCCCGGCAGCGCCATGTCCACATCGACAAACATGTCCACATCCGGGATGGTGCCCAGGCGACCTGCAACAGCACCCCGGAAACCGAGGCCCGCCAGTATCGCCGGAACGGGCATGTCCCTCGAGG AGATTAACAAACTCAAGAGGGATCAAAAGCCGCCCGTGAAGACGACAGCCGCCTCGCCATCCGCACAAACGACACCCAAACGAACTGCAAACCTGATGTCCACCTCCCTGATCGTGACCTCCAGCTCATCGCGGCTGAGCAGCGCCGAGAAGAAGACGCCATCGAAGCGG GAACCCCCGGTACCCAAGGCAGCATCAGCTTCAAAGGCTCTGCCAAGCCGCACGGCCAGTTCCGAGCGCATCAGTAGGCTTACCAAGGAACCGAAAACCAAGGATACCTCTGCAATGACTAGGTCAATGATTGTCACCAGCAGCAGTACCTCCACCATCACAAAAGCGGCTCCTGCCCCGGCTGCACCCGCTTCCGCTCCCGTTCCCGAGCAGAATGGTGTGGCCAAGGAGGTTGAGAAGACTCCGGCAGATGAGCCAGTTCCTGAGGCGGAAGTTCCTACCGAGGCTCCTGTTGCTGTTCCATCAGTGAGCAAGGCTGAGAAGGAAGCATTGAACACGGAGAAAACGGAGGAAGTGGCGCGtcaggaggaggagcaaaCGTTAGTGGAGGAATCTGTCCCTGAGGCTTTGGTTACCTCAGTTAATGTAGAAGAAAAATCTGATGAGGGCACTGAGAAGGAGGTGCCTAAGCCGCAGGAGCAGGCTGTGCCCAAGAAACCGTCGCGCAGCAAGGAGAACTCCGAGGTGCGGGAACTGACCCCACCAGAGGGTGCTGATCTAATGACTGCTTCGATGATGGCCAAGAAGATCACGACCGAGGAGGAGGCCAAGGCCGCTTTGGCCGAGAGACGACGCCTGGCCCGCGAGGAGGCCGAACGACAGGCGGAATTAGAGCGCCAACGACTGGAGGCTGAACGCCTCGCAGAGATCAAAGCCCAAGAGGAGGAGGCGGAACGCCAACGCCTGTTTGAGGAGGAGTCCACTCGCCTGGCCGAGGAACAGCGTCGCGGGGAGGAGGAGCGCCTGCGCAAGGCCATCGAG GAAGCCCAACAGCGTGAGGAAGAGGAGAAACGACGGCGCGAGGATGAGGAGAAACAGCGCGTGGAGCGAGAGGAGGCCGAGAAGAAGGCCAAGGAGGAGGCAGAGAAGCAGCGCGTCGAGGTGGCCGAGCGCCTAAAGCGGGAGGAGAAGGAGCGCGAGGAACGCCGCAAGCGCGTGGAGGCCATCATGCTGCGTACCCGCAAGGGAGGCGCTGCCACCACACCCTCGAAG GACGCTAACGACAAAGCAGCTCCTGCCGCACCGGCTCCAGAGAAtaatagcagcagcaacagtagcGTCACCgggagcagcaacaactcgGCTGAGGGCTCGCCCAGCACAGCGGATTCCACACCAGCGCCAACGGCATCGGAAACTGTCCAGGAGCCTCCGAACAGCCAGGCGATGTATGAGCAATCGGTGCTAGACAAGGAGAACTCGCTCATCAACAGCTTCTCCACAATGATCATCGATGAGAATGCCAAGAACCTGCAGCAGGTGAGCAACGGCAAGTTGCTGGTGGACTTCGAGGGCACCAACGCTGTGCCGGCGGTTGCCAATGGCAATGGACACATCGAGAATGTCAACAACAAGAA TGACATCAATCTGCTGCAGGACGTAGTCGCTCCGGTCGCCACCCAGCTGATAGACCTCAGCATCGAGTCACAAGATCTACACCtgaacaataacaacagcttGCTGACGAGCACAGCGGCAACCACCACGCTAGTCACTGCTGATAGTCACGAGAATAAAG ATATATCGCTGCTGTGA
- the LOC120447455 gene encoding MAP7 domain-containing protein 2 isoform X11, translating to MASLGGQHGNISTNPEVENTAKRPESREGSAERKDREEKLKYARDRQNEERHRKIEELRAQAEAAQRYREQKEEERRRRIEEIRTRDTEKRHQVEERKKAIFEAEKERREYILKKNQERESRIEYRKRDKNSNGFAFGSSTPRLLDVPADYGLVSPSTFWGQRRSTSISNVAGASLTRRSSERELADSGAKKRASSSTDRQDGRAYSMNRLDQLAQPIRRNGEHMRAILERERRERELEMLDETASLGGGGGRRGAGSSARARRAGSAGSGSSSAAGIMSRSMTHLAGGGGQRERGKYSLGGGISTSFRPLASGAGGQRDSTSSRSGNATPGGHFNSSRPGSAMSTSTNMSTSGMVPRRPATAPRKPRPASIAGTGMSLEEINKLKRDQKPPVKTTAASPSAQTTPKRTANLMSTSLIVTSSSSRLSSAEKKTPSKREPPVPKAASASKALPSRTASSERISRLTKEPKTKDTSAMTRSMIVTSSSTSTITKAAPAPAAPASAPVPEQNGVAKEVEKTPADEPVPEAEVPTEAPVAVPSVSKAEKEALNTEKTEEVARQEEEQTLVEESVPEALVTSVNVEEKSDEGTEKEVPKPQEQAVPKKPSRSKENSEVRELTPPEGADLMTASMMAKKITTEEEAKAALAERRRLAREEAERQAELERQRLEAERLAEIKAQEEEAERQRLFEEESTRLAEEQRRGEEERLRKAIEEAQQREEEEKRRREDEEKQRVEREEAEKKAKEEAEKQRVEVAERLKREEKEREERRKRVEAIMLRTRKGGAATTPSKDANDKAAPAAPAPENNSSSNSSVTGSSNNSAEGSPSTADSTPAPTASETVQEPPNSQAMYEQSVLDKENSLINSFSTMIIDENAKNLQQVSNGKLLVDFEGTNAVPAVANGNGHIENVNNKNDINLLQDVVAPVATQLIDLSIESQDLHLNNNNSLLTSTAATTTLVTADSHENKDISLL from the exons ATGGCGAGTCTTGGGGGCCAACACGGAAATATTTCGACTAATCCAGAAG TGGAAAACACAGCCAAGCGACCGGAAAGTCGCGAGGGCAGCGCCGAGCGAAAAG ACCGTGAGGAGAAACTAAAATATGCCCGCGATCGCCAAAATGAGGAGCGCCACCGGAAGATCGAGGAGCTGCGCGCCCAGGCGGAGGCCGCCCAGCGGTACCGTGAACAAAAAGAGGAGGAGCGCCGTCGACGCATCGAGGAGATACGTACCCGGGACACAGAGAAGCGCCACCAGGTGGAGGAGCGCAAGAAGGCCATCTTTGAGGCCGAGAAGGAGCGTCGCGAGTACATCCTCAAAAAGAATCAG GAACGCGAATCCCGGATAGAATACAGAAAGCGGGACAAAAACTCCAACGGCTTCGCTTTCGGCTCCTCGACTCCCCGCCTGCTGGATGTGCCCGCGGATTATGGTCTGGTATCGCCCAGTACCTTTTGGGGTCAGCGGAG GTCCACATCTATATCGAACGTAGCGGGCGCCTCGCTCACACGTCGAAGTTCAGAGCGTGAACTTGCCGACAGTGGTGCTAAGAAGCGTGCCTCCTCATCGACGGACCGACAAGATG GACGGGCCTACTCGATGAACCGCTTGGACCAGCTGGCGCAGCCGATACGCCGGAATGGGGAGCACATGCGGGCGATTCTGGAACGGGAGCGCCGCGAGCGGGAGCTGGAGATGCTGGACGAGACCGCCTCGCTGGGCGGAGGAGGGGGGCGACGCGGTGCGGGGTCCAGCGCCCGTGCACGGCGTGCGGGTAGCGCCGGAAGCGGCAGCTCCAGTGCCGCCGGCATAATGTCCCGCAGCATGACACACCTGGCCGGAGGAGGTGGGCAACGGGAACGCGGAAAGTACTCGCTGGGAGGCGGCATATCGACCAGCTTCCGGCCGCTGGCCAGCGGAGCCGGAGGGCAGCGGGACTCCACCA GCTCGCGATCGGGAAATGCCACGCCCGGCGGACACTTCAATAGCTCAAGGCCCGGCAGCGCCATGTCCACATCGACAAACATGTCCACATCCGGGATGGTGCCCAGGCGACCTGCAACAGCACCCCGGAAACCGAGGCCCGCCAGTATCGCCGGAACGGGCATGTCCCTCGAGG AGATTAACAAACTCAAGAGGGATCAAAAGCCGCCCGTGAAGACGACAGCCGCCTCGCCATCCGCACAAACGACACCCAAACGAACTGCAAACCTGATGTCCACCTCCCTGATCGTGACCTCCAGCTCATCGCGGCTGAGCAGCGCCGAGAAGAAGACGCCATCGAAGCGG GAACCCCCGGTACCCAAGGCAGCATCAGCTTCAAAGGCTCTGCCAAGCCGCACGGCCAGTTCCGAGCGCATCAGTAGGCTTACCAAGGAACCGAAAACCAAGGATACCTCTGCAATGACTAGGTCAATGATTGTCACCAGCAGCAGTACCTCCACCATCACAAAAGCGGCTCCTGCCCCGGCTGCACCCGCTTCCGCTCCCGTTCCCGAGCAGAATGGTGTGGCCAAGGAGGTTGAGAAGACTCCGGCAGATGAGCCAGTTCCTGAGGCGGAAGTTCCTACCGAGGCTCCTGTTGCTGTTCCATCAGTGAGCAAGGCTGAGAAGGAAGCATTGAACACGGAGAAAACGGAGGAAGTGGCGCGtcaggaggaggagcaaaCGTTAGTGGAGGAATCTGTCCCTGAGGCTTTGGTTACCTCAGTTAATGTAGAAGAAAAATCTGATGAGGGCACTGAGAAGGAGGTGCCTAAGCCGCAGGAGCAGGCTGTGCCCAAGAAACCGTCGCGCAGCAAGGAGAACTCCGAGGTGCGGGAACTGACCCCACCAGAGGGTGCTGATCTAATGACTGCTTCGATGATGGCCAAGAAGATCACGACCGAGGAGGAGGCCAAGGCCGCTTTGGCCGAGAGACGACGCCTGGCCCGCGAGGAGGCCGAACGACAGGCGGAATTAGAGCGCCAACGACTGGAGGCTGAACGCCTCGCAGAGATCAAAGCCCAAGAGGAGGAGGCGGAACGCCAACGCCTGTTTGAGGAGGAGTCCACTCGCCTGGCCGAGGAACAGCGTCGCGGGGAGGAGGAGCGCCTGCGCAAGGCCATCGAG GAAGCCCAACAGCGTGAGGAAGAGGAGAAACGACGGCGCGAGGATGAGGAGAAACAGCGCGTGGAGCGAGAGGAGGCCGAGAAGAAGGCCAAGGAGGAGGCAGAGAAGCAGCGCGTCGAGGTGGCCGAGCGCCTAAAGCGGGAGGAGAAGGAGCGCGAGGAACGCCGCAAGCGCGTGGAGGCCATCATGCTGCGTACCCGCAAGGGAGGCGCTGCCACCACACCCTCGAAG GACGCTAACGACAAAGCAGCTCCTGCCGCACCGGCTCCAGAGAAtaatagcagcagcaacagtagcGTCACCgggagcagcaacaactcgGCTGAGGGCTCGCCCAGCACAGCGGATTCCACACCAGCGCCAACGGCATCGGAAACTGTCCAGGAGCCTCCGAACAGCCAGGCGATGTATGAGCAATCGGTGCTAGACAAGGAGAACTCGCTCATCAACAGCTTCTCCACAATGATCATCGATGAGAATGCCAAGAACCTGCAGCAGGTGAGCAACGGCAAGTTGCTGGTGGACTTCGAGGGCACCAACGCTGTGCCGGCGGTTGCCAATGGCAATGGACACATCGAGAATGTCAACAACAAGAA TGACATCAATCTGCTGCAGGACGTAGTCGCTCCGGTCGCCACCCAGCTGATAGACCTCAGCATCGAGTCACAAGATCTACACCtgaacaataacaacagcttGCTGACGAGCACAGCGGCAACCACCACGCTAGTCACTGCTGATAGTCACGAGAATAAAG ATATATCGCTGCTGTGA
- the LOC120447455 gene encoding ensconsin isoform X6, whose protein sequence is MASLGGQHGNISTNPEVENTAKRPESREGSAERKAHAFAPAKISGCSAGATLHWFAQVGGQISASEDDSQDREEKLKYARDRQNEERHRKIEELRAQAEAAQRYREQKEEERRRRIEEIRTRDTEKRHQVEERKKAIFEAEKERREYILKKNQERESRIEYRKRDKNSNGFAFGSSTPRLLDVPADYGLVSPSTFWGQRRSTSISNVAGASLTRRSSERELADSGAKKRASSSTDRQDEDSVDSSPMVFRSVYRRKTDLMPTIPSPRDGHYGSRGSLSSTPARTPGRAYSMNRLDQLAQPIRRNGEHMRAILERERRERELEMLDETASLGGGGGRRGAGSSARARRAGSAGSGSSSAAGIMSRSMTHLAGGGGQRERGKYSLGGGISTSFRPLASGAGGQRDSTSSRSGNATPGGHFNSSRPGSAMSTSTNMSTSGMVPRRPATAPRKPRPASIAGTGMSLEEINKLKRDQKPPVKTTAASPSAQTTPKRTANLMSTSLIVTSSSSRLSSAEKKTPSKREPPVPKAASASKALPSRTASSERISRLTKEPKTKDTSAMTRSMIVTSSSTSTITKAAPAPAAPASAPVPEQNGVAKEVEKTPADEPVPEAEVPTEAPVAVPSVSKAEKEALNTEKTEEVARQEEEQTLVEESVPEALVTSVNVEEKSDEGTEKEVPKPQEQAVPKKPSRSKENSEVRELTPPEGADLMTASMMAKKITTEEEAKAALAERRRLAREEAERQAELERQRLEAERLAEIKAQEEEAERQRLFEEESTRLAEEQRRGEEERLRKAIEEAQQREEEEKRRREDEEKQRVEREEAEKKAKEEAEKQRVEVAERLKREEKEREERRKRVEAIMLRTRKGGAATTPSKDANDKAAPAAPAPENNSSSNSSVTGSSNNSAEGSPSTADSTPAPTASETVQEPPNSQAMYEQSVLDKENSLINSFSTMIIDENAKNLQQVSNGKLLVDFEGTNAVPAVANGNGHIENVNNKNDINLLQDVVAPVATQLIDLSIESQDLHLNNNNSLLTSTAATTTLVTADSHENKDISLL, encoded by the exons ATGGCGAGTCTTGGGGGCCAACACGGAAATATTTCGACTAATCCAGAAG TGGAAAACACAGCCAAGCGACCGGAAAGTCGCGAGGGCAGCGCCGAGCGAAAAG CCCACGCATTCGCACCTGCCAAGATCTCGGGCTGCAGCGCCGGCGCAACCTTGCATTGGTTCGCCCAGGTGGGCGGTCAAATCTCCGCCAGCGAAGACGACTCTCAAG ACCGTGAGGAGAAACTAAAATATGCCCGCGATCGCCAAAATGAGGAGCGCCACCGGAAGATCGAGGAGCTGCGCGCCCAGGCGGAGGCCGCCCAGCGGTACCGTGAACAAAAAGAGGAGGAGCGCCGTCGACGCATCGAGGAGATACGTACCCGGGACACAGAGAAGCGCCACCAGGTGGAGGAGCGCAAGAAGGCCATCTTTGAGGCCGAGAAGGAGCGTCGCGAGTACATCCTCAAAAAGAATCAG GAACGCGAATCCCGGATAGAATACAGAAAGCGGGACAAAAACTCCAACGGCTTCGCTTTCGGCTCCTCGACTCCCCGCCTGCTGGATGTGCCCGCGGATTATGGTCTGGTATCGCCCAGTACCTTTTGGGGTCAGCGGAG GTCCACATCTATATCGAACGTAGCGGGCGCCTCGCTCACACGTCGAAGTTCAGAGCGTGAACTTGCCGACAGTGGTGCTAAGAAGCGTGCCTCCTCATCGACGGACCGACAAGATG AAGATAGCGTTGACTCATCACCCATGGTGTTCCGAAGCGTTTACCGCAGGAAAACGGACCTCATGCCGACAATACCCAGCCCCCGAGACGGGCATTATGGTTCGCGAGGCTCCCTGAGCTCCACGCCGGCCAGAACCCCAG GACGGGCCTACTCGATGAACCGCTTGGACCAGCTGGCGCAGCCGATACGCCGGAATGGGGAGCACATGCGGGCGATTCTGGAACGGGAGCGCCGCGAGCGGGAGCTGGAGATGCTGGACGAGACCGCCTCGCTGGGCGGAGGAGGGGGGCGACGCGGTGCGGGGTCCAGCGCCCGTGCACGGCGTGCGGGTAGCGCCGGAAGCGGCAGCTCCAGTGCCGCCGGCATAATGTCCCGCAGCATGACACACCTGGCCGGAGGAGGTGGGCAACGGGAACGCGGAAAGTACTCGCTGGGAGGCGGCATATCGACCAGCTTCCGGCCGCTGGCCAGCGGAGCCGGAGGGCAGCGGGACTCCACCA GCTCGCGATCGGGAAATGCCACGCCCGGCGGACACTTCAATAGCTCAAGGCCCGGCAGCGCCATGTCCACATCGACAAACATGTCCACATCCGGGATGGTGCCCAGGCGACCTGCAACAGCACCCCGGAAACCGAGGCCCGCCAGTATCGCCGGAACGGGCATGTCCCTCGAGG AGATTAACAAACTCAAGAGGGATCAAAAGCCGCCCGTGAAGACGACAGCCGCCTCGCCATCCGCACAAACGACACCCAAACGAACTGCAAACCTGATGTCCACCTCCCTGATCGTGACCTCCAGCTCATCGCGGCTGAGCAGCGCCGAGAAGAAGACGCCATCGAAGCGG GAACCCCCGGTACCCAAGGCAGCATCAGCTTCAAAGGCTCTGCCAAGCCGCACGGCCAGTTCCGAGCGCATCAGTAGGCTTACCAAGGAACCGAAAACCAAGGATACCTCTGCAATGACTAGGTCAATGATTGTCACCAGCAGCAGTACCTCCACCATCACAAAAGCGGCTCCTGCCCCGGCTGCACCCGCTTCCGCTCCCGTTCCCGAGCAGAATGGTGTGGCCAAGGAGGTTGAGAAGACTCCGGCAGATGAGCCAGTTCCTGAGGCGGAAGTTCCTACCGAGGCTCCTGTTGCTGTTCCATCAGTGAGCAAGGCTGAGAAGGAAGCATTGAACACGGAGAAAACGGAGGAAGTGGCGCGtcaggaggaggagcaaaCGTTAGTGGAGGAATCTGTCCCTGAGGCTTTGGTTACCTCAGTTAATGTAGAAGAAAAATCTGATGAGGGCACTGAGAAGGAGGTGCCTAAGCCGCAGGAGCAGGCTGTGCCCAAGAAACCGTCGCGCAGCAAGGAGAACTCCGAGGTGCGGGAACTGACCCCACCAGAGGGTGCTGATCTAATGACTGCTTCGATGATGGCCAAGAAGATCACGACCGAGGAGGAGGCCAAGGCCGCTTTGGCCGAGAGACGACGCCTGGCCCGCGAGGAGGCCGAACGACAGGCGGAATTAGAGCGCCAACGACTGGAGGCTGAACGCCTCGCAGAGATCAAAGCCCAAGAGGAGGAGGCGGAACGCCAACGCCTGTTTGAGGAGGAGTCCACTCGCCTGGCCGAGGAACAGCGTCGCGGGGAGGAGGAGCGCCTGCGCAAGGCCATCGAG GAAGCCCAACAGCGTGAGGAAGAGGAGAAACGACGGCGCGAGGATGAGGAGAAACAGCGCGTGGAGCGAGAGGAGGCCGAGAAGAAGGCCAAGGAGGAGGCAGAGAAGCAGCGCGTCGAGGTGGCCGAGCGCCTAAAGCGGGAGGAGAAGGAGCGCGAGGAACGCCGCAAGCGCGTGGAGGCCATCATGCTGCGTACCCGCAAGGGAGGCGCTGCCACCACACCCTCGAAG GACGCTAACGACAAAGCAGCTCCTGCCGCACCGGCTCCAGAGAAtaatagcagcagcaacagtagcGTCACCgggagcagcaacaactcgGCTGAGGGCTCGCCCAGCACAGCGGATTCCACACCAGCGCCAACGGCATCGGAAACTGTCCAGGAGCCTCCGAACAGCCAGGCGATGTATGAGCAATCGGTGCTAGACAAGGAGAACTCGCTCATCAACAGCTTCTCCACAATGATCATCGATGAGAATGCCAAGAACCTGCAGCAGGTGAGCAACGGCAAGTTGCTGGTGGACTTCGAGGGCACCAACGCTGTGCCGGCGGTTGCCAATGGCAATGGACACATCGAGAATGTCAACAACAAGAA TGACATCAATCTGCTGCAGGACGTAGTCGCTCCGGTCGCCACCCAGCTGATAGACCTCAGCATCGAGTCACAAGATCTACACCtgaacaataacaacagcttGCTGACGAGCACAGCGGCAACCACCACGCTAGTCACTGCTGATAGTCACGAGAATAAAG ATATATCGCTGCTGTGA